DNA sequence from the Siniperca chuatsi isolate FFG_IHB_CAS linkage group LG3, ASM2008510v1, whole genome shotgun sequence genome:
CTTATAGTATTCAACGAGTGCAAAATGTTTTCGTCTAAACTATGCGTATATGCAAGAAATTCAATTAAATcgtgattttttatttattttttccccggTGGCGCGCGCCACCATACGTCACTTGCGTGCGCGTACCTGTTCCCGGAACCGCGTTGCGCGGGCGGCGCACGGGGCGGCGCCGTTCCCTTGTTCGCCATACTTGCACGGGAGCGCAGAGCAACGAACGCATTTACTGCAAAGGCACCTGAAAGCACTACTGCATTTAATATAAAGGTATGTCTCCTCCGTTTCAAGTGCAGCTAATATGACTATTTCTAGAATAATCCTAACCGGCGCACATCGCTGAAACCGTTTTGATTTCACTCGTGCTCCCCGTCAACTGATGATAACTTGTCAGGCTAATGCTAGCCGCAGGCTCTGGTTAGCTTGGCTGAATTGTTCCCAGCGAACGAGCTAGCCacttgtgtgtctctctctctctctctctctctctctctctctctctctctctctctcctcagtccCACCCTGTACGAGAGGGTCGGCACCAGGAAAAGTTGAGCCCCATTGTTCAGTAAAAATCCATTTAATCATTCAGGCTAGTTAACTTTTTGCAGCTAGCAGTGCTGCCTCTATAAGGTTACTGGTGGGCTGTCAAAAGCGGTATGTTAGCCGGTTCTCTGAAAAGATGCCAGTCTACCGCGGTAGCGTTAGCTAGCTGCCACAGTCATTACATGTAAATAACGTTACTGTCGGTTAGCCTCATTAAATCACAGTAATCTTGACATCACACATTTGTGGTGGACATTACATAATTCAGTAGCATTTGCAAAAGCCACAATCGTGTCACCACAGCTTACTTCTTTCCGGCAAGCATTGTTTTATTCAGTTGCACTGATTTCTAAAGCTGTGATTTGTAACATTTATGCAGCCATGCACAGGAAGCCTTTCCAACCAAAGAGAAGGGAAGAGGAACTTCttgatttttcagtttaatgCCAACAGTTACATAATGCATCCACTCTGAAGCCCACTCCCCCACCAGCATCTCTTGCAAACAGCCTTCATTCAAATTTAGTCTCTTGCAGATATAAAATTTAGTTATGCAAAACAGTGGAGTGCATTTTGAGATCAAAGGAATGTTCAATAAAAAGAGTCTGACCCTTCCTCTACTGGGTCTATACAGTCATTTCCAAAGGTTGAGTAATATTTAAAGTCAATGCTCAACCATATTCGAAATTTTCTAAGAAAATCTATCTTAGATTGTCATATAAAGGGATGATAGAAAATCTGTGCAACCAGTGGAGGTTAAATTTGAGCAGaagcatattttacaaatgcttTCCAAGCCTTGAATTAGTTAGGCTACTTAAACTAAACTTGACTTGTTATTTGTTCCTTCATGtgtcagaatgtgtgtgtgtgtgtatggtagTAAGGAAGACCAATGAAAACTTTGAACAGTGTTTTGGACCCCGCTCAGGCGCGTTTATGACTACGGACTAAAGCTCCCCAGTCGGCAGAGTTCGCTCCTTTACTGCTTTACAGACAATCCTCTAACGCCTGCTAGTTTGGGCAGGTCAGAGGAGAGAGTCGGGAAGAGTATGCTCAGAGATTCTCACTTCAAAAACCAGAAGGAGGAATCTGTATAGTGATAATCACAACAGTCTCTACAGATGTTGACAGGATTATTGTGAGTATTAGTTATGGTAACTCAGGATATAAAATACTTCACTGTTTTTCCCTTCTCATTCCAAATTTGCAATGTCCAACAATAATAGAAGTTTTGCAATATACAGTTAGTTGTTCAGACCTACTATCATGTCCTAAAACTTTCTCATCCACTTCCACAATTGGCACTCTGGTTGACGGTGGCTGCTGAAAGAATTTAAATCCCTGAGTGGTTTCTGTCGTATAATGTAAACTGTAGTAGGTAGGTATTAAAGCATTATTACTGGCTTAAAACTGTTTGGGCAGATGCAGGTAAAATTAGCTCAGTTACATTTCGTTATAGCTGAATGCATGTCTGCAACAAACAATccttttcttgattaatcagttaagcGTTTTGTCagaaatcagtaaaaaaaaaaaaaaagcctgtcacaattttgcttgttttgtgcgATCAACTGTCTAAAACattgaagacaaaaaaaaaatttatggattatcaaaatagttctACATTAGGGCTTTAACTAGGCCtgactattattttcattaccgaATAatcttctgattattttctccattaattgattaattttgtGGTTTAGAAAATTGTTAAAATGGCTCATCACAATTTACTAAAGCCCTATGTGATATCATcagatgtcttattttgtctgaccaagtCTAAAGCCCAAAGATTTTAAGTTTACAACTATATAAAATAGAGAAacgcagcaaatcctcacatttaatcGATCATCAAAATGGTTGCGgattgattttcttttgatcgactaatcgattaattgccTAATGGTTTCAGATCCAGATGAATGTAAAATGCCCTCTGGTGTATCTGCACTATGCAAGTCTTACACAGGTCTACAGTGCCATTTGTTCAGTCCAGCTGAATATTTGGCACTCCAGGGAAGGATTAGACTCATGCAAATGCCCATAGAGAGTTTACATCCTTAATTCACTCTGCTGGTTTTTCCACATTACTGCGAATTAGTATTGTACACAGAACCACCCTTAAGGTTTCTTCTGGAGTAGCAGAGCTCAAAATGTtgcaagaattttttttttacagtattaaaATTGCTGCATTTAAGTGATAAAAGAAACAACCAACACTAAGGTGGTGTAGGAGAATGTAACTGTCTACACTGCATTGCTTGAGTCTGAACAAGGGATTCAGGGCCTGCTGCGCCGTGTAGTGCTGCGGGTGGGATGGCCTTAACGTGAATGTCAAGTCTTTTGGCATAAACAAAGCTCTTCCTGCTTTTGTTACTCGTTATGCTTATGCTTCAGCAGAGGGATTTCTTTCCAACACTAACCTCCTTAGCAAGGGATGACCCTGAACAAACAAGGTGATTTGCTGTCAAAATGAAACTTAAACCCACTGGCTTTGCATAAATTTAACACGCTGattcattttccttcatttcctgATATGAATTGTATGGCTTCCTCATCTGGTGTTTTATGTGCACAAAAGTAATGTAGTCATGTAGCTAGGGGGGAAAGAAATATATACTGCATTACCTGAGTTTTAAAACAATGTGTCAGTCTTTTCTGAAACATCCCCACAATCTTTCTCATGCATTCAGTCCTTGTCCTATGGCCTCCCCCAGGGATCGGCTTTGTATCATGTGATGCATGATGCCTCATTCATGACTCTCCTAATGGCGGTGATGTTATTTCAGAGAAATGTGTTTAGATGATATCACAAAGCAGCCAGAGTtaggtcagcagcagcagcagtgtaaaGAGAAACGCTGCTGCTGTCGCCTTATCAGCACAACCTCACTGTCACACACCAGAGCAGCTACAGATCCAGGAGGCTGGACACTTTCCATCAGCATTCCTCACTTGTGGTGGTCATCTGCTTGTCCTGTGATTTACAACCTCTTCCCCAAGAGGCAAGTGTCCATTAGGAATACAGgatgaaacatttgaaaatcttttctttttcctcctcttcttttttttcctcaaccCTGCCTGCTTCATTTCCCTCCCCATGTGCCATTAATGCCCACTATTTTTCCTCCCCTTGCACCCACTCTGTCTCCAGACATGGCTGAGGATGAGGTGACTCCGGAGCAGTTAGCAGCCATCGCCGCTGAAAACGAGGAGCCAGAGCCGGTGAACTACAAGCCACCAGCCCAGAAGTCTGTTAAAGAGATCCAAGACCTGGATAAGGATGATGAGAGCCTACGCAAATATAAGGAAGCACTGCTTGGCTCTGGGGTCTCTGAGGCTGgtaatgctgtgtgtgtatgtgtgtgtgtgagagagtgtgagaagagagagagaaaacaagaaacagaaaatgtttgttgttaaaTAGATAGTTGTCTCAGGTTAAGTAGCTTAGattagggttgggcgatatggccaaaatcttctagcacggtatatgtaattttatatcacgctaactgtatatatcacagtacagtcattgttctgtaaattcaattaagaaTTGGTTTAAATAACCGTactgtacttcatcacatttagttattttcttctttcatttggaacttccatacaaacaaaaacaactcctcctgctttgtatttacaatttccctctcctcctccatgttttcttgtcacgCTCTTCTTTTGCGGCGGTTGGCACACCAGCTTAGAGGTGcgttaccgccaccaactgtcgcTCTCACGTCACGTGAGAACGTGGTAAgcagtcctgctgcccaaaTCGCGTTACCTTGCGAGGCAGCTGGATTCGCAAGATCACGAGAGAATCCTGATTTGCTACACAGCCTGCCCCGAATATACAGCAGAGACACTAAGGGACAGCTCCCGCTGTGGAAACGGTATTGCCAAATCTCTAccggtggacacatttctactgTCACACAGTATATACCGTCATATCGCCCAACCTTAGCTTAGATGCATAAACGCAGATCCGTCTTGGGAAGGATGCTACCTGTTTGGCTAATAGATTGGCATAGATTGGGCTTTGAGGTATCAACtgcatttaaaggtggggtacaCGATTTTTCTAACcaatattgtcattgtgattAGAATTGCACATATTTTctataaattaaaaacaactgaCCTGTATTTGTGGTTGACATAGAATGAAATATGATTCGTTGGTACCAAGTATGATCATGAATTTATCCTTCAGTGGGATTGAGAATAAACTAAAGTCTAATTAATGCAGAGGCTGTCCCAACTACAGCAGAGCTGTCCTGATTTCAGCTCCCCTGAGCTCACTCTGTTAGACAGCGGCTCGCTGCGGGACACGCATCCTGTGCGGGCCTCGTGTAAATGTTTGGAGTCTGGTCTAAGTTGTCTGCATGCGTCTACACAAGTGTTGtcacaataaacacacaaacactgtttaatGTCTTACTTGCCATCCTGAGGTTATGTGTTCTCTTGAATTCAACGAAACTCTGCATAGTATTTACCAAAGATGAAATTGGAGGTAAATGGTGGTGAATACACACGGCGAAAAGTGTTCAGTAAGGATTGCACGTCTGGGAAAgtatgtttgaaaatgtcttgGTTGCCTTTATTGAACCATCTGTTTCTTTGATCCTGCCTCAGATCCCAGTGTTCCTAATGTCCAAGTGACCCGGATGTCTCTGATCTGTGAAACCGCCCCAAACCCCCTGGTCCTGGACCTGCAAGGTGAGTCCCTGTTCGGGCTGGTTTATGAAGCAGAAATAGATATTACTTACTTGTTTACTTAAATGTTTGCCTTTTGCGAAAAAGGATGGAACTAGTCAGCGATACGGATGCCCTTAGATCATTCTGACAGATTGTAGAGCTTGTACGTCAAATTAAAAGAGGTCATAAGCAGCTCTTTTTCATCCAAACGTTAACAGTTGAACTGAAAATCTGCAGTATGTTACTCCACCATATTCTCCACACATCATCTgaacacagaaatgttttcttccATATCTTTCTCCTACTAACTATATTTGTCCCAGTCAAATATAGCATCACTAATGACCCCAGCACTGACTCTGCTTATTTTCATCCAACAGTACTTACAGATCCATCTGTGAAGGTTTGAATCTGTGCTGAGCATGCTGTAAATGAATATGGATTCACTGGTTGCCTACAGAGGTAGAGAGGTATAGAGGAGGTACATAGACTggattctttttttctgtttggctGATgactgtaaaaatgtacttacgATATTCCCAGTGACCATTTAGCGGTTAAGACCCCTGCCTCTGTAGCTGCTCATGCCCCAGCTGGCCTAGATTTGAATCCATCCAGAACATTCTGTCCTGTGTCTTCCCGTTCCTGCATCAATCTTGATTCTTCTACTTTCTCAGCTAAAAATAATGACTGCCCACACtgtaaatacaattaaaacagTTCAGAGTTTGACTGATGGTGGGTTTTTTAAAGACCCTGCCAGTAATTTTAGTTTAAAGTCACAGATAGCCCATAGTGATGCTGATATTCAGCATTTTCATCGTCCAAAAAAAGTATTCTATATTGAAATGAACTCTTGTTATGGTAGAAAATACCCTGAAAAAATGTATACCATCATGGGATGCTAAAATTCTCTATATGAATTACAGCCTTTGCATCAGTTATCTTTCTACTGGATGGTTGGTGAAATGTGCTTTTCAGTGTAAAGTCCCCTGATGTCCCGCTATGAGCCCCAGGAACTAAAAGTtaggaatacatttttaatagtcTTTTTTTTGGCACATTGATGTTTGCATCTCCACTTATCTGAAGAACCATGAAGATCTGGCAAGTTAGAAAGATAAGAGGCAACCTCGTTGTTTGAGTGTTAGTACATTTTTGTAACGTGACTGTGATGTTTCAGTTGATGTTGGAAAAAGAGACCTGCAGAGGTGAAAAGGGAGACTGAAAACACCCGAAATGTTAGACGCCTGTCCTCCAAGTAGTAATGATCGGCTGGTTCTTTTTCTACCTTTGGACACCCACTCTGTCTTATGTTCTATTTTTCAGGCAAGTCACTGATATTTAAACATcagtaacattaaaaaatatcatCCCGAGTTTGCTATCCCTAATATTGATACTAGTGAGGAGTGCTTGTTTACAGTCtgaataaatactgtacacaagTTGTAGCAGTTGCGAGGCTTCGGTGTGTCCTCAAGGTCCAATACTGAAAACTCCACCCGGACAGTTTTTGGGCCATCATAATAAATTTGTACCTCGGGGCTGGAACGTTTTGGGGGCTGGAAATAGGTTCCTGCAGTTGAAATGCAGATAAATAGTCTGAGTATCTCAAAATGTTTCTGGGCTTCTGGAGACATTTCATTTCTGTGGCTAAAAAAGGTCTTTGCCCTTTAAAGCTTCAGTTCCACAAATCAAAAAAACTACTATTTACTTAACCCTAGTAGCAACTAGCCATGCAAATAGTTGTATCCCGATTTTGTTCAGGCTACTTGATAATTCACAGACCTTGAATAATATCCTCTGACACTCTATCAACAAAAGCTGAACATCACAAGCTTCACAGAAGACTGACATTTTTTCcgggctgttgtattggatgCATATTGTTTAGCtcgtgttgttttgttttgtgagtgAAATGCATCTTTAGGTTGTTTGTGAAGCCGCAGTAGAATCCTGCTGAGGATGAGTCATGCAAACTTAGTCAGTGAGTTAGATCACTATCAGTAAAGGAATCAATGCAGCTTCTCTGTGCCAGACCTATCTGATGTGGGATTATTGTGGCCTTGAAGCTCAGGCACTAGTGTaagacaagaagaggagagcaCACGCTCAGCTCAGCAGGAACACGATGGAAGCTAACGCACAAGTCAAGAGCCTGTTTTTAGGGGCCTGGGAACTACAGAGCAGTCCTGGTGGTCAGCACCCAGGGGACTGCCAGATCATTTAAAGAATCTGgcatataaatgtattattatcatgTCTATAGTATCATGTATTTCTCTACAATTTTTGTTATGGCTAATGGCTGACGAGGTACAACGAGCTTGGAATTTTATTGGCCAACCAAGAGCATTGGCTGGTGACTTGGCCCAGAACAATAAACTTTGAACAAAACTGCAAGTTGCACTAAACAGActcaaaaacatttcagaactCAGATCTGTAATAGTGTTGAAACAGCTGGGTAAAAAGACCCTCCATATTTCTAAGTGAAGGTATGATGTCACACTTACTCCAAACTTAAACTGTAAAGAGAACTTAGGAAGGAGTTTTGGTATTGGTTGGTTTTGTCCTGAATTCTCCTTATGATCAGCATCACTGTGACTATGATGAACGACATGTTAATGCCTgtgcttttttcccttttggtTCGCAACAGGAGACCTGGAAGCCTTTAAGAAGCAGGCCTTTGTTCTGAAGGAGGGAGttgaatacaaaataaagatcAGCTTTAAGGTGAGAGCTGCTGTAGCTACAGCTCTGTACAGGAAAAATGGTCATAGTCTGTTTCAGTGGAATATGAGTGCATCTGTCCTTGTTATTCACTGCCAttatgaaaatgtgaatgttCCAATACATCAATCTGAGTTGATTCAATTTGACACTGATAATGATTTCAAATCTCTGATATTTGGGTTATTGATAACATTGaaccttttacattttctaaagtTTCAGGGATACTTTGCCTGAAGTCCTTGTTAATTTCTAACCCTCGTTATTACCCAAGCAGAACACTTCTGTTGTTGTCTTTAACAATGTTTGTGTCTCATCAGGTGAACAGGGAGATAGTTTCGGGTCTGAAGTATGTGCAGCAGACATACAGGAAAGGAATGAAGAGTGAGTGAACAATTTCTGTTGACCAGTTGGAAATTATGTCCACAAACACACCAGTTCTTCCTCTAAACTCTCAGTATTAAACAAGTAGTTATCTTTGTGTCCGGAAATGTCTGGAATTTAGCTCTTGCCAAAAAGTTGCACAATTAAATGTTGAGGGTCATTTGAGCATGTGAAAATACAGGAAACAACTTTTCATTATCGTTCTCCAAGTCCAACTGTAattaaatttccttttttttcttctgccaCAGCATACAGAACTGCTTTGTTAACTACATGTCCTGTGCTTTCTTGGGAAATAAAGATCCGTACCCAAAAAGGGATACATTTATAtctttttggtttcatgatggtgCCCCCCCCCATCTGAGCATGTGCCAGTCAGAATGCGATTGTTTCTGTCTACGTGGACAGACAAGATCATTGCGTATAGCCagtcaaaacatttcatgttaGCCATCACTGTTCTGTCCTTGGCTGATGGTGACAGCAGCATGCCGCACAATACAAAAAAGTCAGACTTTGAACAACAACAGACATTAGCTTTCGAGCTATGTTGCACATTGGCTAATTAGCTCGTCAGTTGTAGCACATCGAACAGCTTAAAAacatacctgcaaatgtcaGTATCTGTGGTTTAATGTGGTCCTTATTCTTCAATACCACTGCTAACGAAACACTCTCTGCCCTTAGCTTGTAAGCTATGGTTAGCAGCAcaagtttgtttatattttgtctcGGTTTCCTTGctgcctcagctgtcaatcaaacaggtACACAGGCCCGCCCACTCAGAGGCTTGGAAGCTAAAGCAGCATACTGATGTATCTCCAAAGaccttttttcctcttttcaatAGCGGAAAAAAAGGAACAATAAATTTGTTCGTGGTGTTTGACTGCAAAAAGAAATTACtattgtgatttcagttggacttttaAGTTTCTTACCCACTGGTGAAACATACAAATTAGGTCAAAATCCGTCAGtgagcaaaaatataaaaagcagAAAGACCCTCACCTTAGacgaaatgaaaaaacaaaaactgtgacaGACGTCCCAGTGGCCGAGGGGTTTAAGGTGCTGACCCACAAACCTGCGATGTCCCAGGTTACGACTCCAGGCAGGGAcctttgttttatgtcattCCCATcactctctcccctcatttcttGTCATCTTGCTACTGTCTGCTCTCAAATCAAGGTACAAATGCCCAAaaattatatgtatgtatatataaatataaacatgaagTGTTTTGTATGGAGTCAGggcaccacgagcctccagaacagcttcagtgctccttgttGAACGCCATTCCTcgacaagatattccctcatttatatatacaaatttaatcaggtaatctcattgagatcaagatctcttttgcaagagagacctgagtacagcagatagaaagaaaaacaatgacataacAGAAGGACATATAGCATCCGAGACAGTCACATGCGGTCTCacggagagcattgtcttacacgttggtccaatatcttccataggtgtgaaaccgggttgagatctggtgactgtaaaggccgtagcattttattcacgtCATTTTCACCCTCACCAAagcattcagtgagccctggtgcacagaagcatctgcatttttccactcttttattcaggtttttcctttcattggTCCCGCCTGAATATATATTATGACAACCAAGGGTTGTATATAcagacttgtttttttctctctgaccaTAATGTCCATTCTCATTTGTAAACAGTTGATAAATCGGACTACATGGTGGGCAGCTACGGGCCTCGTCCTGCTGAATACGACTTCCTGACTACGATGGAGGAGGCTCCTAAAGGCGTGCTGGCCCGAGGCAACTACGTCATCAAATCCAAGTTTACTGACGACGACAAGCATGATCACCTGTCCTGGGAGTGGAACCTCATCATCAAGAAAGACTGGAAAGACTAAAAGAGGCCTTTGTGTTTGGGGGTGAGGGAATAAAAATTCCCCCATGCCCGTGTGTTCCTCAGTCGCTCCCCCCATCCCCAACATGTGTCCGCCATTTCTGCcttctttgtttttactttgtgtgCATTTCACGCTCTCATGCCTTAGTTCCCGCCTCGCCGTCTTAACACCCTGGCATCATTCTCATCTCTCTATCAGCATCAGTAGCAGcggcagtagcagcagcagtctcCCCGTCCATCCGTCCATCACCTCCCTACCTGCCCAACGTTTTATTGGTTGCACACGAGCCACCTCTGTTCACCAACCTGCCATCCCCACTCACCCCCGAGCTGTGCCACGTAGCACCTGACTTCCTCACGCCCAGCCCTGTAGTTTTCTTTTGTCCCAGATTTTGCTGCTTGAAGAGATTAACCCCGCCCTCCACCTCTCCAGAATGGTGTCTTCCTCTCGCAGTATGAAGTACATGTGGAAAAGCAACTGTACAATCAacttttgtttgccttttttatataattgtatcAATGGTTGTGTAATGTGACTGTATTCACATCACTGTTAATCAGCTGTTGTGTTCATAGCAGGCCCCACCACATCCACGTGCCCCCCTCTTCCTTTGCTTCCCTACTTGCTTGCTGTCTTTTGATATAATTACCAATACCTGCCTTGGAAAAACAATTCATTCAGCTCTGCTCTATGGCGCCTCCCTCCATTCCCTAAATGTATTCACCCACTCCCCTTCAAATGGGACTGGGACCAAAGTGAACAAGGGAGTAAAAAGTGTAAGGGTATAAAGCTGCCTTATGTATCGACTAATGTCTAAACCTATTAATGTCTATTTAGCATGCCTTGTTTGTATGAGCAGTGCTTGCTATCAGGTAGTCTGTATATCAAGGGCTTACTCTCGCTACCAACTAACAACCATCTGTAGCCCTGTTGTAGTAGAGACTGTTTATACAGGTTACTCAGATACAGCTCTGCACACGCCCACTGCCCCCAAAATAAACTTACCTTGTAATTGGAGGGGACTGAATGTTAAGAATTGGAGGAAGGATACCAAACCCAGTGAAAATCAGTATTGATGAATCTCGGCACTCTTGTTCCGTTTAGCCATGAGGCCTTAGCACTAACTATGATCGtgtggagaaaaacaaacatttctaatttagccttttttttatttttttgttttgtcgtTCCTGTTTGCCTTAATGTATATCATTCCCCCCTGCAAAGCCACCCCTCGCTCGTTCAGATTGCTTCATAACTCGTAGCCTGCAGTCAGGAGATCCCAGGTGTGGTGAGGAGTGGTACCAGAGAAAGCACAGGAGGAGGCTGAGCCAGGCACCgtctgctgctgccgccgctgccgccggAGACCTCGGCGGTGTCTGGTCTCACCCACAGACAGACGCTGGTTGTGACGAGAGGAAACTGACCTGGCCTTCAGCCTTTTTACCCAGTGACCCGGTCAGAAAGAAAGCAGTGAAAGAAGGGTCGGGTGACACTACTAGAGAAACACAACAACTCAATATTTAATGAGGATGAGGGTTTTAAAACACAACTAACCAGTAACATTAAATTGAAATCGACTCGTACTGTATCAGAACATATGgatgtaaaacttttttttttttgtttcttctgatAATGATAACTATGTATTCCTGCTCCATACATTCCTTCACATTGTACAGTTTCTATGAAAACGCTGGCATGCTGGTGGGGTTGTATATTCTATCATCATTTGTGATTGCTCTTCTCAGTCAATAAAGATTTTGCTCAAGTTGGCCTctaacactgttgttttttgcaAATAAGTAATACTGCTTGTACCTGGACAAATACTGTAGGAGTCTCATATTTTACTGTGTGTAAATTGTGTTAATAAAGGGgttcactacacacacaattcagtttactcatcacgAGTACTACAGCACGAgtactgtgtttttctttggctCTGCAGGAGCTTtgggttatcttagcttagtcTTTGAGActtaacatttataacaaaaccTGTGTTACAAAACTGGaagtgtggagtttgaaagatgccGGCATTTATTAGACAGGGTCTCGCATAAAGATGCtattgtgttgcattatgggaaatgtaggagcTGACAAGGACtattagggactaaaagtcagaatacCCCTCctgttttgctttgatttttttttttttacagctttatagaagtgcaatgctaaattggtggagtctTGCATGTAGATTTTACTTGATATATCACGAACATTTTTTGGACTAAACTTCCAGTCATTcatacaggaaatgacaaatttTTACATGGTAAACTGCCTCAAAAGCTGAGACATAGTTGACATGGAAACATTTCATCTAGAGTCAAATCTGGAAGGTGTTTGAGGTGTCTGGCTTGAGCTTGAAATtaccatactgtatatattgtttatgTGTAACTGATAACATTAAGACCAGTCATAcccacataaataaaaaataaaataaaatgggcCAACAGTGTGCAGGTCCTTGCTTCTTTTTTCAGACTGGATGCACCAGTAGAGGCCTAAACCGTGGCtggctgtggctcagcaggTCGTCCATTAATCGCGGTTCAATCCCTGGCGCCTGACCAGTACAGGATTTTAATGTTGACATCAGTATTTGAGAGTTTTTGATAAGAAACCTTagatttgcttttttaaataattgtgtcAGAGTTAAAACATAAACTTAGAGCTCTTGGGTGCAAAGATTTCTTAAATACCTCCAAAATATTTTTGCGATTTCTGTAATGCAATTCCTTGTTGCTTACCGGCCTACATATTCACCAatgatatatctgcaataagctaatatcggcaAAAATACAGAGCTGAGCTCTAGCGTCAAACGTGCAATATTTCTCATCTCCACACTCAAATATGAAGTTCTCTTAAAAGACCATACAGtcctt
Encoded proteins:
- the arhgdia gene encoding rho GDP-dissociation inhibitor 1, whose translation is MAEDEVTPEQLAAIAAENEEPEPVNYKPPAQKSVKEIQDLDKDDESLRKYKEALLGSGVSEADPSVPNVQVTRMSLICETAPNPLVLDLQGDLEAFKKQAFVLKEGVEYKIKISFKVNREIVSGLKYVQQTYRKGMKIDKSDYMVGSYGPRPAEYDFLTTMEEAPKGVLARGNYVIKSKFTDDDKHDHLSWEWNLIIKKDWKD